From Rutidosis leptorrhynchoides isolate AG116_Rl617_1_P2 chromosome 3, CSIRO_AGI_Rlap_v1, whole genome shotgun sequence, a single genomic window includes:
- the LOC139896138 gene encoding FT-interacting protein 3-like — protein sequence MQRPPMEEFALKETAPKIAGSGNYAGDKLTTTYDLVEQMQYLYVRVVKAKDLPPKDVTGSCDPYVEVKLGNFKGTTRHFEKKSNPVWDHVFAFSQMQSTYVEIVVKDKNFLLDDFIGKISFDLLDVPRRVPPDSPLAPQWYKLEDKKAEKLKHGEIMLAIWRGTQADECFPDAWHSDAASMSREGVSNIRGKVYLSPKLWYVRVNVIECQDLVPSDRNKPVETWVKVVLGGQVKRTHVSKTKTVNPIWNEDLVFVAAEPFEEALLLTVECHKDEVLGKCLLSLNGVQRRWDNKAVPSKWHNLEKHVLVEGAKKDSLFASKIHLRVCLDGGYHVLDESTNYSSDLTPTAKQLRKAAIGILELGIIGAKGLSPMKTKDGRATTDAYCVAKYGNKWVRTRTIIDTFSPSWNEQYTWEVHDPCTVITIGAFDNGIINGSNKDLRIGKVRIRLSTLETERVYTHSYPLIVLHPSGVKKMGEVHLAVRFSCTSYINMLYKYSQPILPKMHYVHPLSISETEWLRHHATLIVSSRLARMEPPLKKEVVDYMLDTNAHIWSIRKSKANFFRLVNVASGFTGLIKWLDLICHWKNPITTLLIHILFVILILTPELILPTIFLYLFVVGIWRYRWKPRHPPHMDIKISYADAANFDELDEEFDTFPTSKGSDLVRMRYDRLRSIGGRIQTVAGDLATQGERFHSLLNWRDPRASALFVTFCLITAVVLYVTPFQVVALLIVFYYLRHPRFRTKLPSLPANFFRRLPSGADLML from the coding sequence ATGCAACGTCCACCGATGGAAGAATTTGCCCTGAAAGAAACCGCCCCCAAAATCGCCGGATCAGGCAACTACGCCGGGGACAAACTCACCACCACTTATGATCTCGTTGAACAAATGCAGTATCTTTACGTTCGAGTCGTAAAGGCGAAAGATTTACCACCAAAAGATGTCACCGGAAGTTGTGATCCTTATGTTGAAGTTAAACTAGGTAACTTCAAAGGAACCACGCGacactttgaaaagaaatcgaacCCGGTTTGGGATCATGTTTTCGCATTCTCACAAATGCAATCTACATATGTCGAAATTGTGGTTAAAGATAAGAATTTTCTCTTAGATGATTTTATCGGGAAAATCTCCTTTGATCTTCTGGATGTCCCGAGAAGAGTCCCCCCTGATAGCCCATTGGCCCCACAATGGTACAAATTAGAAGATAAAAAAGCCGAGAAACTTAAACATGGCGAAATTATGCTCGCGATTTGGCGAGGAACTCAAGCCGACGAGTGTTTCCCGGATGCGTGGCATTCAGACGCCGCATCAATGAGCCGAGAAGGTGTGTCGAATATTAGGGGAAAAGTTTATTTGTCCCCTAAACTTTGGTATGTTCGAGTTAATGTAATCGAGTGTCAGGATTTGGTTCCAAGCGATAGGAATAAACCGGTGGAGACATGGGTGAAGGTGGTGTTAGGTGGTCAAGTGAAAAGGACTCATGTTTCAAAGACGAAAACGGTTAACCCGATTTGGAATGAAGATTTGGTGTTTGTGGCGGCCGAGCCGTTTGAAGAAGCATTGTTATTAACCGTTGAATGTCATAAAGATGAGGTATTGGGGAAATGCCTTTTGTCGTTGAACGGAGTACAACGACGGTGGGACAACAAGGCGGTCCCGTCAAAGTGGCATAATCTCGAGAAACATGTCTTGGTTGAGGGCGCGAAGAAAGACAGCCTGTTTGCTAGTAAGATTCAtctaagggtgtgtttggatgGGGGTTATCATGTTTTGGACGAGTCGACGAATTATAGTAGTGATCTAACACCGACTGCGAAGCAGTTACGAAAGGCGGCCATTGGCATTTTGGAGTTAGGAATTATTGGCGCGAAAGGGTTGTCGCCGATGAAAACAAAAGATGGCCGAGCGACAACAGATGCTTATTGTGTTGCAAAATATGGAAACAAATGGGTTCGAACGCGAACTATAATTGATACTTTTTCGCCTAGTTGGAATGAGCAATACACATGGGAGGTCCACGATCCGTGTACAGTGATAACCATTGGTGCATTTGATAATGGGATTATAAATGGGTCGAATAAAGATTTGAGAATCGGGAAGGTAAGGATTAGGTTATCGACACTTGAAACAGAACGAGTGTATACACACTCGTATCCGCTCATTGTTTTACACCCTTCGGGTGTAAAGAAAATGGGCGAGGTACATTTGGCTGTGAGATTTTCGTGCACATCGTATATTAACATGTTGTACAAATACTCACAACCAATTTTACCTAAAATGCATTATGTGCATCCATTATCAATTAGTGAAACAGAATGGTTAAGACATCATGCGACTCTTATAGTCTCGTCCAGGTTAGCTCGTATGGAACCACCGTTGAAGAAAGAGGTGGTCGATTACATGCTAGACACAAATGCACACATATGGAGCATACGAAAGAGCAAAGCGAATTTCTTTCGACTAGTAAATGTTGCTAGCGGTTTCACGGGGTTGATAAAATGGTTGGACCTAATATGCCATTGGAAAAATCCTATAACAACACTTTTAATTCACATATTGTTCGTGATCCTAATATTAACCCCCGAGTTAATATTGCCTACGATTTTCCTGTACCTCTTTGTTGTCGGGATATGGAGATACAGATGGAAACCGAGGCACCCTCCTCATATGGATATCAAAATATCGTACGCGGATGCGGCGAATTTTGATGAGTTAGATGAGGAGTTTGACACGTTCCCAACTTCTAAAGGATCAGATTTGGTTCGAATGAGATATGATCGTTTAAGAAGTATTGGAGGTCGGATACAGACAGTCGCGGGTGACCTAGCAACTCAAGGGGAACGATTCCACTCGCTGTTGAACTGGCGGGACCCAAGAGCATCGGCTTTGTTCGTTACATTTTGTTTGATCACTGCGGTTGTTTTGTACGTGACACCGTTTCAAGTTGTTGCACTTCTTATAGTGTTTTATTATTTACGACATCCGAGGTTTCGGACTAAACTACCTTCGTTGCCTGCAAATTTCTTTCGAAGGTTGCCTTCTGGTGCCGATCTAATGTTATAG